In one Maniola hyperantus chromosome 6, iAphHyp1.2, whole genome shotgun sequence genomic region, the following are encoded:
- the LOC117982915 gene encoding TIP41-like protein isoform X2 — MFVEGNRIDSGRYTTNSNSIEFGPWHISYDISCILPSVCSTKVVCERDDDQFCQFCLYCKELGIPHFPDMVFPKNVLRLGHTSGAEIQFNPLDALRRVSSRLEAIEVSCAEAWQESRPDAEKPKKPFDWTFSTDYKGTLSNNITVVPTNETIDFDILKRKDQILFYHDLTLFEDELHDHGISKLSVKIRVMPSYWYVLQRYFLRVDDVMVRSHETRMFHMLNTDYVLREYSTKEAKAQDINIPTSQMKEADDVIPLLPVKQKVTEKLLVNTQTK, encoded by the exons atgtttgttg AGGGAAACCGTATTGATTCGGGTCGCTACACCACGAATTCAAATTCCATAGAATTCGGCCCATGGCACATTTCGTATGATATAAGTTGTATATTACCCAGTGTTTGTTCTACAAAAGTTGTTTGTGAACGAGATGATGATCAGTTCTGTCAATTTTGTTT ATACTGTAAAGAATTAGGTATACCACATTTTCCTGACATGGTGTTTCCTAAAAATGTACTAAGACTGGGGCACACTAGTGGTGCTGAGATACAGTTTAATCCATTGGATGCATTACGCAGAGTGTCCAGTAGGTTAGAGGCTATAGAAGTGTCTTGTGCTGAAGCCTGGCAGGAATCTCg GCCTGATGCAGAGAAACCTAAGAAGCCATTTGATTGGACATTTTCTACAGACTACAAAGGCACACTGTCAAACAACATAACTGTGGTACCAACCAATGAGACTATAGACTTTGATATTTTAAAACGTAAAGACCAAATCCTGTTTTACCATGATCTTACTCTGTTTGAAGATGAACTTCATGATCATGGGATTTCCAAGCTATCTGTTAAAATC AGAGTAATGCCGTCATACTGGTATGTGTTACAAAGATACTTCCTAAGAGTTGATGACGTGATGGTGCGCTCACACGAGACCCGAATGTTTCATATGCTCAACACAGACTATGTTCTCCGAGAATATTCAACCAAGGAGGCGAAAGCACAGGACATAAAT ATTCCTACATCTCAAATGAAAGAAGCAGATGATGTGATACCGTTATTACCTGTGAAACAAAAAGTAACGGAAAAACTGTTAGTAAATACACAAACTAAATAA
- the LOC117982915 gene encoding TIP41-like protein isoform X1, with protein sequence MFVAEGNRIDSGRYTTNSNSIEFGPWHISYDISCILPSVCSTKVVCERDDDQFCQFCLYCKELGIPHFPDMVFPKNVLRLGHTSGAEIQFNPLDALRRVSSRLEAIEVSCAEAWQESRPDAEKPKKPFDWTFSTDYKGTLSNNITVVPTNETIDFDILKRKDQILFYHDLTLFEDELHDHGISKLSVKIRVMPSYWYVLQRYFLRVDDVMVRSHETRMFHMLNTDYVLREYSTKEAKAQDINIPTSQMKEADDVIPLLPVKQKVTEKLLVNTQTK encoded by the exons atgtttgttgCTGAG GGAAACCGTATTGATTCGGGTCGCTACACCACGAATTCAAATTCCATAGAATTCGGCCCATGGCACATTTCGTATGATATAAGTTGTATATTACCCAGTGTTTGTTCTACAAAAGTTGTTTGTGAACGAGATGATGATCAGTTCTGTCAATTTTGTTT ATACTGTAAAGAATTAGGTATACCACATTTTCCTGACATGGTGTTTCCTAAAAATGTACTAAGACTGGGGCACACTAGTGGTGCTGAGATACAGTTTAATCCATTGGATGCATTACGCAGAGTGTCCAGTAGGTTAGAGGCTATAGAAGTGTCTTGTGCTGAAGCCTGGCAGGAATCTCg GCCTGATGCAGAGAAACCTAAGAAGCCATTTGATTGGACATTTTCTACAGACTACAAAGGCACACTGTCAAACAACATAACTGTGGTACCAACCAATGAGACTATAGACTTTGATATTTTAAAACGTAAAGACCAAATCCTGTTTTACCATGATCTTACTCTGTTTGAAGATGAACTTCATGATCATGGGATTTCCAAGCTATCTGTTAAAATC AGAGTAATGCCGTCATACTGGTATGTGTTACAAAGATACTTCCTAAGAGTTGATGACGTGATGGTGCGCTCACACGAGACCCGAATGTTTCATATGCTCAACACAGACTATGTTCTCCGAGAATATTCAACCAAGGAGGCGAAAGCACAGGACATAAAT ATTCCTACATCTCAAATGAAAGAAGCAGATGATGTGATACCGTTATTACCTGTGAAACAAAAAGTAACGGAAAAACTGTTAGTAAATACACAAACTAAATAA